The Chelonoidis abingdonii isolate Lonesome George chromosome 11, CheloAbing_2.0, whole genome shotgun sequence genomic interval NNNNNNNNNNNNNNNNNNNNNNNNNNNNNNNNNNNNNNNNNNNNNNNNNNNNNNNNNNNNNNNNNNNNNNNNNNNNNNNNNNNNNNNNNNNNNNNNNNNNNNNNNNNNNNNNNNNNNNNNNNNNNNNNNNNNNNNNNNNNNNNNNNNNNNNNNNNNNNNNNNNNNNNNNNNNNNNNNNNNNNNNNNNNNNNNNNNNNNNNNNNNNNNNNNNNNNNNNNNNNNNNNNNNNNNNNNNNNNNNNNNNNNNNNNNNNNNNNNNNNNNNNNNNNNNNNNNNNNNNNNNNNNNNNNNNNNNNNNNNNNNNNNNNNNNNNNNNNNNNNNNNNNNNNNNNNNNNNNNNNNNNNNNNNNNNNNNNNNNNNNNNNNNNNNNNNNNNNNNNNNNNNNNNNNNNNNNNNNNNNNNNNNNNNNNNNNNNNNNNNNNNNNNNNNNNNNNNNNNNNNNNNNNNNNNNNNNNNNNNNNNNNNNNNNNNNNNNNNNNNNNNNNNNNNNNNNNNNNNNNNNNNNNNNNNNNNNNNNNNNNNNNNNNNNNNNNNNNNNNNNNNNNNNNNNNNNNNNNNNNNNNNNNNNNNNNNNNNNNNNNNNNNNNNNNNNNNNNNNNNNNNNNNNNNNNNNNNNNNNNNNNNNNNNNNNNNNNNNNNNNNNNNNNNNNNNNNNNNNNNNNNNNNNNNNNNNNNNNNNNNNNNNNNNNNNNNNNNNNNNNNNNNNNNNNNNNNNNNNNNNNNNNNNNNNNNNNNNNNNNNNNNNNNNNNNNNNNNNNNNNNNNNNNNNNNNNNNNNNNNNNNNNNNNNNNNNNNNNNNNNNNNNNNNNNNNNNNNNNNNNNNNNNNNNNNNNNNNNNNNNNNNNNNNNNNNNNNNNNNNNNNNNNNNNNNNNNNNNNNNNNNNNNNNNNNNNNNNNNNNNNNNNNNNNNNNNNNNNNNNNNNNNNNNNNNNNNNNNNNNNNNNNNNNNNNNNNNNNNNNNNNNNNNNNNNNNNNNNNNNNNNNNNNNNNNNNNNNNNNNNNNNNNNNNNNNNNNNNNNNNNNNNNNNNNNNNNNNNNNNNNNNNNNNNNNNNNNNNNNNNNNNNNNNNNNNNNNNNNNNNNNNNNNNNNNNNNNNNNNNNNNNNNNNNNNNNNNNNNNNNNNNNNNNNNNNNNNNNNNNNNNNNNNNNNNNNNNNNNNNNNNNNNNNNNNNNNNNNNNNNNNNNNNNNNNNNNNNNNNNNNNNNNNNNNNNNNNNNNNNNNNNNNNNNNNNNNNNNNNNNNNNNNNNNNNNNNNNNNNNNNNNNNNNNNNNNNNNNNNNNNCTCCctccctaccccctgccccacagcaccccctcccacgctcccatccccttccctgccccacggAGCTCCCGATGAACACCTACCCCGCAGCATCCCCCGCTGAGCCCCcacaccactccctgccccacagcatccCCTGCCGAGGCCCtaccctgctgcctgcccccccccagcgccccctgccctactccctgcccctgccctacacactgcccctgctgggcccccGTCCTGCTCCCTGCCGAGCCCCCACTCTcatccctgccccatgctgcctcTGCTGACCTGAAATAGCGAAGCCACTGAAGCCCACAGCAAGGACCAGGAACGAGATAGCGACGCCTTTACTGTGGGAAtaacccaccaccagcagcagagtcGCCTCCATGCCAAAGCCTGGGGGGAgaacgggggcggggggcagagagagaaactgagtcacacacacccccagccatgtcggtgcccctcactcctgacccgcagccccctgccagcccagccctgcactctggcactgccagtgcccctcactcccgacccgcagccccctgccaccccagctgtGCCGCCCCCTcaactctgctggtgcccctcactcccgacccgcagccccctgccaccccagctgtGCCGCCCCCTcaactctgctggtgcccctcactcccgacccgcagccccgtCTCACCTCCGCAGTTCATCATCTTGCGGACGTTGGTGGTGGACATGATCCTGCGGCTGCGCAGGAAATCTGCGATCTGCCCCCCGATGGGGACGATGATGGTCATGACCAGGTGGGGCAGGGCGGAGAGCAGGCCCACCtggggggggacagggagagggggagtcacCTGCCCTGGCACCCACGgggaacctcccccacccccacccccctctttcctGGGTCCCACCTGGCTGAGTCTGGGCCCCAACCAACTCATTACAcagatgagaggaggcaggagtcGACCCCTGGAATGccctgctcagggctgggggggctgggttCTACTCCAGCtctggggtctagtggttagagtggggagggggctggaagccTGGATGCCTGGATTCTGTCCCAGCCTGGGGAGGGCAGCGTGGGGGCTGGgcgcccggatgcctgggttctgtcctggctcagggagggcagCACGGGGGCTGGGTGCCTGGATTTGGGGaggcccggacgcctgggttctgtcctgggGAGggcagcggggtggggtgggggctgggccggTACCTTGCTGATCTCGAAGCCGAAGACCTCCTCGAAATAGGCCGGCTGGCTGATGAGAAGCAGGTAGAAGGTCCAGCTGCGGCAGAAGTTGGCGACGATGATGGCGTAGACGGGCATGGAGGTGAAGAACTTGCGCCAGGGGGCCTTGAATTTCTGCCAGGGGAAGGGTGAGATAGCCAGGctgcgagcttccccacagcagtgcccccagccTATGATATCCCGACActgcgagcttccccacagcagtgcccccaggcCAGAGGGTCCTGAcgctgcgagcttccccacagcagtgcccccaggcCAGGGCATCCTGGCGCTGCGAgtttccccacagcagtgcccccagcccGCCTGCCATGGGGTCTCACCACCAGCGGGTTCATGAGGCTGGCGCTCTCCCCGATGCTCTCTTCGATGTACCGGCGCTCCTCCTCCGTGATggtggggtgctgggctgggctctCATAGGAAACCAGCAACCAGAACATGTACCAGAAGATCCCAAAGCTGCCTGTCGATGGAAGGGGGAGAAGTCacggtgggggtggagggagagcccCCCCCTCCCGCCTCTGTGTGGGGATACTGGGCAGGAGGGGCCCATGGCTGTGAGGGGGGAGGCTGGATGCCGGGGCAGATGGGCCTGTGGGTAGGTGGGGGGAGGCTGGATGCCGGGGCAGAGGGGcccatgggtgggtgggtggaggctgGACGCCGGGGCAGATGGGCccgtgggtgggtggggggaagctggatGCTGGGGTTGATGGGTCCGTGGGTGTGAGGGAGAAGGCTGGACACCGGGGCAGATGGGCccgtgggtgggtggggggaggctggatGCTGAGGCAGATGGGTCTGTAGATCTGACCTTACCATAGACGTAGAAGACCGAAGTCCACCCCGAGTACTGGACCAGGACCCCGGCCAGCGGCATGGCCACCACTGCGCCCGCGTAGGAGCCTGCGAGAGGTTGTGGCCCATGTTAGCCAAAGCCCCGCGGTGTGAACCAAACAaacctcacccccccccccgcagccagGGAGAGAAGCCAGGCATCCGGGCTGCCcgccccccccgctctaaccactagacccccactgccctcccagcaccagggtgagaacccaggcgtccggacTGCCcgcccccccactctaaccactagacccccactGCCCTCCTGGCGCCAGGgtgagaacccaggcatccgggctcagcaggggagggtcccTTACCACAGAAGGCCGTGGTGGCCAGGCGGCTGCGCTCCAGAGGGGGGGCCCACTTGCTCCAGATCCCGTGGCAGGCCGGGTATGTCACCCCCTGGGACAGACAGATGTTAGGGCTCGGGGGGTGTGCCCAGCTACCAGGCTCCGCCCCTTCACTAGTACCCTCCCCCCCGCACTAACAAGCCCCCTCCATTAGCAAGGGGACGTGGCCAGCACATCAGGCCACGCCCCATACCGTGTTGCCCACCTCCCAATAGGCAAAGAAGGCGTGGCTAGATTGAGCCCCGCCCCCTACGAGCAGCTCCACCCCTCTCAACAGGttgccctctcccacccagactagGAATGGGCGTGGCCAGAAAAGCAAGCCCCACCCTCTCACCCCACTTccatgtgggggaaggggtgtggccaACATTTCAAGGCCCGCCCCTAATCCTTCGCTCCCAAGCCTCCCCCATGAGGATGGGGGCGTGGCCAGGAAGgcaagccccaccccctccccctcagtcccCGCCCCCAGGGGATGCTCACCTCCACCAGCCCCTGCAGGATGCGGACGAAGATGACGCAGCCGTAGTGAACCCGGGCGGCCGACGGGATCAGCATGTTCAGCGTTGAGGTGGCCACAATGGCAAAGCCAAACAccctgcggggagggggagggtcagGGCGGGGCACTTGTGCAATCGCCCCCACGCAGCTCACTGTTGTGCAGTGGGGCAGCTGCTCGTCGGTGACAGACACCGGGACTGCATGCTCGCCGGGGCATGGCACGCTCGCTGCGTGCTAGTGTGTCGCACACTTGTTGGTCACTCTTGTGTTTGCCCACTCACTAGTGCATTGTACATTCACTTCTCACTGTTGTCTTTGCTTCTCACCAGTGCATTGCACACTTGCTGCTTGTGACTGTGTTTGCATGCTCGCTGCTCACTGTGTTTGCACATTTGCAGCTCACTACAGTGTTTGCATGCTCACGGAGTGCTAG includes:
- the SLC17A7 gene encoding vesicular glutamate transporter 1 — encoded protein: MQFNKEQFQKFAGKTLGQVHRLLERRQPGGETIELTQEGRAVEVSEKHQPVVDCTCFGLPRRYIIAMLCGFGFCISFGIRCNLGVAIVSMVNNNTVYRGDKVVVEKAQFTWDPETVGMIHGSFFWGYIVTQIPGGFIAQKFAANRVFGFAIVATSTLNMLIPSAARVHYGCVIFVRILQGLVEGVTYPACHGIWSKWAPPLERSRLATTAFCGSYAGAVVAMPLAGVLVQYSGWTSVFYVYGSFGIFWYMFWLLVSYESPAQHPTITEEERRYIEESIGESASLMNPLVKFKAPWRKFFTSMPVYAIIVANFCRSWTFYLLLISQPAYFEEVFGFEISKVGLLSALPHLVMTIIVPIGGQIADFLRSRRIMSTTNVRKMMNCGGFGMEATLLLVVGYSHSKGVAISFLVLAVGFSGFAISGQQRQHGAGMRVGARQGAGRGPSRGSWQYVFLIASLVHYGGVVFYGIFASGEKQPWAEPEETNPEKCGFIHEDELADEEDEAARGAGDGGSYGGGYGATKSTSFANGGWAADWDKKEEFVQEPGKDTYMYGAPRERDLS